In the genome of Magnolia sinica isolate HGM2019 chromosome 2, MsV1, whole genome shotgun sequence, one region contains:
- the LOC131236977 gene encoding putative E3 ubiquitin-protein ligase LIN isoform X3, whose product MASLQELLAEEGFRGGKTSLRSSGTFFGLKAVSMPLYLYHEQSPVASAPNVGIRTERTRSDVSKHGSRIELQKNERARVRRSRTDLHEIERLVVESKKSMRDIKIDEERECDDLRDDDILSVRSSGNFRYKVRNNTEFLPNTKLDDRSWKHVHENESFSDGSLNESQEHDRVKDKFINDLQETESYEERTRKDLLRDERHGNRSTKHLMVKMSSSKNSRNRSSQNNKKSGELQSQRQLKLEQMVSEPALDEVAIQAMISILSGYIRRFLKDKNFRSSLRHNCMSCLNFTKTREGANSAVAVNLKQAIEGVERVAEELGSPKELKKVSLQLSVIAGLNSKDLKDGFTSGISNSHLAACAHLYLSLIYKLQKKDRASAKHLLQVFCDSPFQARMTLLPDLWDHLFLPHLSHLRVWYDQEAEAITKSSSKPRKIKLLEKVYNEILDSGTYQFAVYYKEWLTAGTEAPPLPSIHIPKTSVFGVSRGGSHGPSPEPESSPVRSISSQPMISKRLYEAVFGRSNTLNGTDEFKDGKGEENFSTGMRSFDGSIEENDNVRTYSPKPETYTGQHMVEDPRKKSPKAASLHEDGLLLTPDNEWGLHQVAAELTELEEEADLTKLSQNNSGSTMMLHLPSHTKANELTLKKLAKAIFQQQNRDSPDSVDPDSLLQSKCMPVFDLYNDQSSIQSCTKCNFTKAGLASTTLNVDLPTTNSSAGPCRSSEHFERSSYFSSIPKDFICPLTGQLFEDPVTIETGQTFERVALKEWLDRGNRTCPVTGKTLGSRAIPITNFVLKRIVDGWKSEHCRNLLVFANQIAGCSIKHVDRSKDEAALFILEQLLIGFNSEEAMENAKHLISLGGLQFLVQRFEFGDLDEKTRVTALLSCCIKADGGCRNYLARNIKESCLIELLHSKQVRSRKNAVLLLTELICLNRRTIVTSFLNGLQKEGIMNTLHVLLVYLQSSSFEQKPLVSVLLLHFDLLVSWAQTKGLNVETQALSTIELRSRTQLVVTQIDSFSQIYQIISSLCIEE is encoded by the exons ATGGCATCTCTGCAGGAGCTTCTTGCAGAGGAAGGGTTTAGAGGTGGGAAAACGTCATTGCGTTCCTCAGGGACCTTTTTCGGATTGAAGGCTGTAAGTATGCCGCTTTATCTTTACCATGAACAGAGTCCTGTAGCTTCTGCACCAAATGTTGGAATTAGGACTGAAAGGACTAGGTCCGATGTTTCTAAGCATGGATCTAGAATCGAATTGCAGAAAAATGAGAGAGCCAGAGTTAGGAGATCTAGGACTGATCTGCATGAAATTGAGAGGTTGGTCGTCGAATCTAAGAAAAGCATGCGGGATATTAAGATAGATGAAGAAAGAGAATGTGATGATCTCCGTGATGATGATATATTGAGTGTTAGATCATCTGGAAATTTTCGGTATAAAGTGAGGAATAATACCGAATTCCTGCCAAACACAAAGTTAGATGATAGGAGTTGGAAACATGTGCATGAAAATGAGAGTTTCAGTGATGGGTCTTTGAATGAATCTCAGGAACATGATAGAGTGAAAGATAAATTTATCAATGATTTGCAGGAAACTGAGAGTTATGAAGAAAGAACTAGGAAGGATTTACTGAGAGATGAGAGACATGGAAATAGATCTACGAAACACCTAATGGTAAAAATGAGCTCTAGCAAAAACTCTCGTAATAGAAGCTCACAGAATAACAAAAAGTCTGGTGAGCTTCAGTCTCAGAGGCAGCTGAAACTCGAACAGATGGTTTCTGAACCTGCACTCGATGAAGTTGCTATCCAAGCTATGATTTCAATCCTTAGTGGTTATATCAGACGTTTTCTCAAAGACAAGAATTTCCGATCATCGCTTCGTCACAATTGTATGTCTTGTCTAAATTTCACAAAAACAAGGGAAGGTGCAAACAGTGCAGTTGCAGTCAATCTCAAACAGGCAATCGAAGGAGTAGAAAGAGTTGCCGAGGAATTGGGAAGTCCGAAGGAATTGAAGAAAGTTTCTTTACAGCTGAGCGTCATTGCTGGCTTGAATTCAAAGGATTTAAAGGACGGGTTTACATCTGGGATTTCCAATTCACATTTGGCCGCCTGTGCCCATCTTTACCTTAGTCTGATTTATAAGCTCCAGAAGAAAGATAGGGCTTCAGCGAAGCATCTTCTGCAGGTTTTCTGTGACTCACCCTTTCAAGCACGGATGACTTTGTTGCCCGATCTGTGGGACCATCTTTTCCTTCCTCATCTTTCACATTTGAGGGTGTGGTATGATCAAGAAGCTGAGGCCATAACAAAATCATCGAGCAAGCCGAGGAAAATAAAACTTCTTGAGAAAGTGTATAATGAAATATTGGATAGTGGTACTTATCAGTTTGCAGTTTATTACAAGGAATGGCTTACTGCTGGAACTGAAGCCCCTCCCCTTCCATCTATTCATATCCCTAAAACATCTGTTTTCGGAGTTTCACGAGGTGGTTCACATGGACCATCTCCTGAGCCAGAATCCAGTCCAGTTCGTTCTATCTCTTCTCAGCCAATGATCAGCAAAAGATTATATGAAGCTGTTTTTGGTCGTTCTAATACATTGAATGGAACTGATGAATTTAAGGATGGAAAAGGGGAGGAGAATTTTAGTACTGGCATGAGAAGCTTTGATGGTTCCATTGAAGAAAATGACAATGTAAGAACTTACTCTCCAAAGCCTGAAACTTATACGGGACAACACATGGTAGAAGACCCAAGAAAGAAGTCACCCAAGGCTGCATCTCTTCAT GAAGATGGACTGTTATTGACACCTGACAATGAATGGGGATTGCATCAAGTGGCTGCTGAGTTAACAGAACTTGAAGAAGAAGCTGACCTTACAAAGCTTTCCCAGAACAACTCTGGGAGCACCATGATGCTGCATCTGCCTTCACATACAAAAGCAAATGAGCTTACTCTTAAGAAGCTAGCAAAAGCTATTTTCCAACAGCAGAACAGGGATTCCCCAGATTCCGTTGACCCTGATTCTCTGTTGCAGTCAAAGTGCATGCCAGTGTTCGATTTGTATAATGAT CAAAGCAGCATACAATCCTGTACAAAATGTAACTTCACTAAAGCAGGGTTGGCATCTACAACCTTGAATGTTGACTTGCCCACAACGAATTCTAG TGCAGGGCCCTGTAGAAGTTCTGAACATTTTGAAAGAAGCTCTTACTTCTCTAGTATTCCCAAGGATTTCATCTGCCCTTTAACAGGCCAGTTGTTTGAAGACCCTGTGACAATAGAAACTGGTCAGACCTTTGAGCGAGTGGCCCTTAAGGAATGGCTCGATCGAGGCAACAGAACATGCCCAGTGACTGGGAAAACTCTAGGGTCTAGAGCAATTCCAATCACTAATTTTGTCTTGAAGCGAATTGTTGATGGGTGGAAATCTGAACATTGTAGAAATCTCTTGGTCTTTGCCAATCAGATAGCTGGTTGCTCGATTAAACATGTAGATAGATCCAAGGACGAAGCAGCTTTATTCATATTGGAGCAACTTCTCATTGGTTTCAACTCAGAAGAAGCAATGGAGAATGCTAAACACCTCATCTCTCTTGGAGGCTTGCAGTTCCTTGTCCAGAGGTTTGAATTTGGGGATTTGGATGAGAAAACACGTGTCACTGCACTTCTATCATGTTGCATCAAGGCTGATGGTGGTTGCAGAAATTACTTAGCAAGAAACATTAAAGAATCATGTCTTATTGAGCTCCTCCATAGTAAGCAAGTTAGATCAAGAAAAAATGCTGTGTTGCTGCTGACTGAACTGATTTGCCTCAACAG